A DNA window from Methylobacterium sp. NMS14P contains the following coding sequences:
- the msuE gene encoding FMN reductase → MTRPRLVGLSANVQRPSKTRTLVDAVLREASAQAPLDAQILDFVDAGPGLGAAWTRDQLTPAARSVLAAIEEADGLVVGSPVYKGAYTGLFKHLFDLVDPGALAGKPVAIVATGGGARHALVVEHAFRPLFGFFGALQIPTAVYASDPDFSDGVLTETGVRARAREAGGQLAALLVHRAAAAPPALAAAE, encoded by the coding sequence ATGACACGACCGAGACTCGTCGGGCTGAGCGCCAACGTGCAGCGGCCCTCCAAGACCCGCACGCTGGTGGATGCCGTGCTCCGCGAGGCCAGCGCCCAGGCTCCCCTCGACGCGCAGATCCTCGACTTCGTCGATGCCGGGCCCGGTCTCGGCGCCGCCTGGACCCGCGACCAGCTCACGCCGGCCGCGCGCAGCGTGCTCGCGGCCATCGAGGAGGCGGACGGGCTCGTGGTCGGCTCGCCGGTCTACAAGGGCGCCTATACCGGCCTGTTCAAGCACCTGTTCGACCTGGTCGATCCGGGCGCGCTCGCCGGAAAGCCCGTGGCGATCGTGGCCACGGGCGGCGGCGCGCGCCACGCCCTCGTGGTCGAGCACGCCTTCCGGCCGCTCTTCGGCTTCTTCGGGGCGCTCCAGATCCCGACCGCGGTCTACGCCTCCGATCCCGATTTCAGCGACGGCGTGCTGACCGAGACCGGCGTGCGCGCCCGCGCCCGCGAGGCCGGCGGGCAGCTTGCCGCGCTCCTCGTGCACCGGGCGGCCGCGGCCCCGCCCGCCCTCGCCGCCGCCGAGTGA
- a CDS encoding sensor histidine kinase, giving the protein MTEAELPVLIFTPGGRDAVVAATILGEARIAAQVCGSLAEVVSRLDTAACAVLTEEALLSSNRQALADWIAAQPPWSDFPFILLRLRGAVPNAQLTDMLGNVSVLERPFHPATLVMAARSAHRAKRRQLEARAYLEERERTTERQALLIRELHHRVKNTLATVQALLGASARSATSVDAFYASFSARVISLAKTHNLLTEDYWQQAALREMLMNELGPYNDVEGSRIQLDGPAIDLMGDLAVPTGMAIHELTTNAAKHGALSVPEGRIAIRWDIEQTPAARMLHLDWTERGGPTTATPTRKGFGSTLLQRVLKVQCQAEIAFDFQPAGLHFTMRAPLPETRVVPAY; this is encoded by the coding sequence ATGACCGAGGCTGAACTGCCGGTTCTCATCTTCACGCCGGGTGGCCGCGACGCCGTCGTCGCCGCGACCATCCTCGGCGAGGCGCGGATCGCGGCACAGGTGTGCGGCAGCCTCGCGGAGGTGGTCTCCCGGCTCGACACGGCCGCCTGCGCGGTCCTCACCGAGGAGGCGCTGCTCTCCTCGAACCGCCAGGCCCTGGCGGACTGGATCGCCGCGCAGCCGCCCTGGTCCGATTTCCCGTTCATCCTCCTGCGGCTGCGGGGCGCCGTGCCCAACGCGCAGCTGACCGACATGCTGGGCAACGTGAGCGTGCTGGAGCGTCCGTTCCATCCGGCGACCCTGGTCATGGCCGCCCGCTCCGCCCATCGCGCCAAGCGCCGGCAGCTCGAGGCGCGGGCCTATCTCGAGGAGCGCGAGCGCACGACCGAGCGGCAGGCGCTCCTGATCCGCGAGCTGCATCACCGGGTGAAGAACACGCTGGCGACCGTGCAGGCGCTGCTCGGGGCCTCGGCGCGCTCCGCCACCAGCGTCGACGCGTTCTACGCGTCGTTCTCGGCGCGGGTGATCTCGCTGGCCAAGACCCACAATCTCCTGACCGAGGATTACTGGCAGCAGGCGGCCCTGCGCGAGATGCTGATGAACGAGCTCGGCCCCTACAACGACGTCGAGGGCTCCCGCATCCAGCTGGACGGCCCCGCGATCGACCTGATGGGCGACCTCGCGGTCCCGACCGGCATGGCCATCCACGAGCTGACGACCAACGCGGCCAAGCACGGCGCGCTGTCCGTTCCCGAGGGCCGGATCGCGATCCGCTGGGATATCGAGCAGACGCCGGCCGCCCGCATGCTCCACCTCGACTGGACCGAGCGGGGCGGTCCGACCACGGCGACGCCGACCCGGAAGGGCTTCGGCTCGACGCTGCTGCAGCGCGTCCTGAAGGTCCAGTGCCAGGCGGAGATCGCCTTCGACTTCCAGCCGGCGGGGCTGCACTTCACCATGCGGGCGCCGCTGCCCGAGACGCGCGTCGTCCCGGCCTACTGA
- a CDS encoding aliphatic sulfonate ABC transporter substrate-binding protein: MLDRRALLAALAALPLEPALAPGVRAAEPGVLRIGYQKNGILVVAKQQGLVEKRLEPLGHAVRWVEFSFGPPLLEALSVGGIDVGVTGDAPPIFAQAARSDLVYAAAQEGGSSGAGILLPKGSALRDLADLRGKRVAFAKGTSAHNLTIAALEKAGLGYADIEPVILAPADAAAAFARGGVDAWTIWDPYLAIAEQGEGVRVLTLATDIAPQNTFLLASRPFAETRTPVLTAVIDALGAVATWCAQNRGAVAALLSQGTGVPLAATRRAVDRAEYVFGPMTDRVVAEQQRVADRFHALKLIPKPIRIADAVWTPPARNG; encoded by the coding sequence ATGCTCGACCGTCGCGCCCTGCTGGCCGCCCTCGCGGCCCTGCCCCTCGAGCCGGCCCTCGCCCCGGGCGTCCGGGCGGCCGAGCCCGGCGTGCTGCGGATCGGCTACCAGAAGAACGGCATCCTGGTCGTCGCCAAGCAGCAGGGCCTCGTCGAGAAGCGCCTGGAGCCTCTCGGACACGCGGTGCGCTGGGTCGAGTTCTCCTTCGGGCCGCCGCTGCTGGAAGCCCTGTCGGTGGGCGGGATCGATGTCGGCGTGACCGGCGACGCGCCGCCGATCTTCGCCCAGGCCGCGCGGTCCGACCTGGTCTACGCGGCCGCCCAGGAGGGCGGGAGCTCCGGTGCCGGGATCCTGCTGCCGAAGGGCTCGGCGCTGCGCGACCTCGCCGACCTCAGGGGCAAGCGGGTCGCCTTCGCCAAGGGGACGAGCGCGCACAACCTGACCATCGCGGCGCTGGAGAAGGCCGGCCTGGGCTACGCCGATATCGAGCCCGTGATCCTGGCCCCCGCCGACGCCGCGGCGGCCTTCGCCCGCGGCGGCGTCGACGCCTGGACGATCTGGGACCCGTATCTCGCCATCGCCGAGCAGGGCGAGGGTGTGCGCGTGCTGACGCTCGCCACCGACATCGCCCCGCAGAACACCTTCCTGCTGGCGAGCCGCCCCTTCGCGGAGACCCGCACCCCGGTGCTGACCGCGGTGATCGACGCCCTGGGCGCGGTGGCGACCTGGTGCGCGCAGAACCGGGGCGCGGTCGCCGCGCTCCTGTCGCAGGGCACCGGCGTGCCGCTGGCGGCCACGCGGCGGGCGGTGGACCGGGCCGAGTACGTGTTCGGCCCGATGACCGACCGCGTCGTCGCCGAGCAGCAGCGGGTCGCCGACCGCTTCCACGCCCTGAAACTGATCCCCAAGCCGATCCGCATCGCCGACGCGGTCTGGACGCCCCCCGCCCGCAACGGCTGA
- a CDS encoding Gfo/Idh/MocA family protein, translating into MDPIRIGLVGVGKIARDQHLPVIAASPDYALVAVASRHGGLDGVPSYATLEAMLAAHGDLDAVALCQPPQARFAAALAGIAAGRHVFLEKPPGATLAEVGLLVAAARDRGVSLFASWHSRYAPGVEPARRWLSGRRIRSVAIDWLEDVRHWHPGQDWIWDAGGMGVFDPGINALSIATHILPPFLLTGATLSVPANRQAPIAADLHFADAAGTPIRARFDWRQTGPQTWDIRVETDDGPLVLSRGGAALTIAGRDQPLPPEAEYRGLYDRFAALVRSGTSDVDLNPLIHAADAFMRGERRTVEAFTD; encoded by the coding sequence ATGGACCCGATCCGCATCGGCCTCGTGGGCGTCGGCAAGATCGCCCGCGATCAGCACCTGCCGGTCATCGCCGCCTCGCCGGACTACGCGCTCGTGGCGGTGGCGAGCCGGCACGGCGGCCTCGACGGGGTGCCGAGCTACGCCACCCTGGAGGCGATGCTGGCGGCGCACGGCGACCTCGACGCCGTCGCCCTGTGCCAGCCGCCGCAGGCGCGGTTCGCGGCGGCCCTGGCGGGGATCGCGGCGGGCCGCCACGTCTTCCTCGAGAAGCCCCCGGGCGCGACGCTGGCCGAGGTCGGGCTCCTGGTCGCGGCCGCGCGGGACCGGGGCGTGAGCCTGTTCGCGAGCTGGCACTCCCGCTACGCGCCGGGGGTGGAGCCCGCCCGCCGATGGCTGTCGGGCCGCAGGATCCGGTCGGTGGCGATCGACTGGCTGGAGGATGTCCGGCACTGGCACCCGGGCCAGGACTGGATCTGGGACGCCGGCGGGATGGGCGTGTTCGATCCGGGGATCAACGCCCTGTCGATCGCCACCCACATCCTGCCGCCGTTCCTCCTGACCGGCGCGACCTTGTCGGTGCCGGCGAACCGGCAGGCGCCGATCGCCGCCGACCTGCACTTCGCGGACGCCGCCGGCACGCCGATCCGCGCCCGGTTCGACTGGCGCCAGACCGGGCCGCAGACCTGGGACATCCGCGTCGAGACCGACGACGGTCCCTTGGTCCTGTCGCGGGGCGGGGCCGCCCTGACGATCGCCGGCCGCGACCAGCCGCTCCCGCCCGAGGCGGAGTACCGCGGCCTCTACGACCGCTTCGCCGCCCTGGTCCGCTCCGGCACCAGCGACGTCGACCTGAATCCGCTGATCCACGCCGCCGACGCCTTCATGCGCGGCGAGCGCCGCACGGTGGAGGCCTTCACGGACTGA
- a CDS encoding ATPase domain-containing protein — protein MAVTDHDAAPVSTGVTGLDHILAGGYASQRSHLIEGRPGSGKTTLAMQFLLDGVRRGERCLYITLSESRRELLNVAERHGWSLDGIEICELVAPELSLDPGQQQSLVHSSDLELGETVRMAIAEIERLRPQRVVFDSLSEIRLLSQGSLRYRRQVHALRSFLLIQNTTALLLDDLTAETDDLNLHSLSHAVIRLEQLAPLYGGERRRLRVIKMRGTPFRGGFHDYVIRRGGLTVFPRLVAAEHLGTFPDDQCGTGSPELDQLLGGGLDRGTSTMLIGPSGVGKSTVALTCVTAAIARGERALILSFDETTGVLSRRARGLAMPVDDAIAAGALIVEQIDPAEVSPGELADIVQNAVEHERVTMVVIDSLTGYHNAMPEENYLLLQMHELLTYLNQQGVLSLLILAQHGMIGAMGANVDLTYLSDTILLFRTFEADGRLRRAISVVKKRTGSHEDTIRELRIDSSGIRVGDPLSAFRGIMTGVPTFEGERSSLLPTRAADDRG, from the coding sequence ATGGCAGTGACCGATCACGACGCGGCACCGGTCTCCACCGGGGTGACCGGCCTCGACCACATCCTGGCCGGCGGCTACGCGTCCCAGCGCTCGCACCTCATCGAGGGGCGGCCCGGATCCGGCAAGACGACGCTGGCGATGCAGTTCCTCCTCGACGGCGTGCGGCGGGGCGAGCGCTGCCTGTACATCACGCTCTCGGAGAGCCGGCGCGAGCTCCTGAACGTCGCGGAGCGCCACGGCTGGTCCCTCGACGGCATCGAGATCTGCGAGCTCGTCGCGCCGGAACTCAGCCTCGATCCCGGGCAGCAGCAGAGCCTCGTCCACTCGTCCGACCTCGAACTCGGCGAGACCGTGCGGATGGCGATCGCCGAGATCGAGCGGCTCAGGCCGCAGCGCGTGGTGTTCGACAGCCTGTCGGAGATCCGGCTGCTCTCGCAGGGATCGCTGCGCTACCGCAGGCAGGTCCACGCCCTGCGCAGCTTCCTGCTCATCCAGAACACCACGGCGCTGCTCCTCGACGACCTCACCGCCGAGACGGACGACCTGAACCTGCACAGTCTCAGCCATGCCGTGATCCGGCTGGAGCAGCTCGCGCCCCTGTACGGCGGCGAGCGGCGGCGCCTGCGCGTCATCAAGATGCGCGGCACGCCGTTCCGCGGCGGGTTCCACGACTACGTGATCCGGCGCGGCGGGCTCACGGTGTTCCCGCGCCTCGTCGCGGCCGAGCATCTCGGCACCTTTCCCGACGACCAGTGCGGCACGGGCAGCCCCGAACTGGACCAGCTGCTCGGCGGCGGCCTCGACCGGGGCACCAGCACGATGCTGATCGGCCCGTCCGGCGTCGGCAAGTCCACGGTGGCGCTCACCTGCGTCACGGCGGCGATCGCCCGCGGCGAGCGGGCGCTGATCCTCAGCTTCGACGAGACCACCGGCGTCCTGAGTCGCCGGGCCCGCGGCCTCGCCATGCCGGTCGACGACGCGATCGCCGCCGGAGCGCTCATCGTCGAGCAGATCGACCCGGCCGAGGTCTCGCCCGGCGAACTCGCCGACATCGTGCAGAACGCGGTCGAGCACGAGCGCGTGACGATGGTCGTGATCGACTCCCTGACCGGCTATCACAACGCCATGCCGGAGGAGAATTACCTGCTCCTGCAGATGCACGAGCTGCTGACCTACCTGAACCAGCAGGGCGTGCTCTCGCTCCTCATCCTGGCCCAGCACGGCATGATCGGGGCGATGGGCGCGAACGTCGACCTGACCTACCTCAGCGACACGATCCTGCTGTTCCGCACCTTCGAGGCCGACGGGCGGCTGCGGCGCGCGATCTCGGTCGTGAAGAAGCGGACCGGCAGCCACGAGGACACGATCCGCGAATTGCGGATCGACTCCAGCGGGATCCGCGTTGGCGATCCGCTCAGCGCGTTCCGAGGTATCATGACCGGCGTTCCGACATTCGAGGGTGAGCGGTCGTCGCTCCTGCCGACCCGCGCGGCTGATGACCGAGGCTGA
- a CDS encoding carbohydrate porin, with product MGKHWGKHWGKHRRWAALAFCAAAFTAGAGPAVAQVEATAPDGGPSPVNPGREASPAQKARYRANRARRRVIREARSFSGASSAAASLDVQGSSATPPSLPPGTLDLGNGISMILNYTGEFAANPSGGIRQGSAYAGQIAFGLDADLARLAGIDGGSVHTLVTQRHGRSLAQDDIGFNGSVQEIYGGGQTAHLTLLSYEQKLLDNRLDIEVGRLLANPNFLASPLYCNFQNNATCGAPKSIFKLTNFTYWPIATWGGHAKAWVNDTVFLHAGIYEVNPRDQLPTQNGIDWSTRGATGVLVPVEVGYSTNFGNDPLPRNYSIGAVFDRSDYKDPVLDRRGGAQVFSGLDPLTRFGRSAIYARFDQMVWRPDPNGVQGLSVFGVVIGGTGGRQTQDYFLEGGAVLTGTFPGRPYDTLGLVVAMEKLSPLGTANIRAARASLGLGTRNVESLQTILELSYGIQLTPAVRLMPNLQYVIDPDQTRFPFRPKPIPDAFVIGAKLSVDLFTLAGLAKGPGSQ from the coding sequence ATGGGAAAGCATTGGGGAAAGCATTGGGGAAAGCATCGGCGATGGGCCGCGCTCGCGTTCTGCGCGGCGGCGTTCACGGCGGGCGCGGGCCCGGCGGTCGCGCAGGTTGAGGCGACGGCCCCGGACGGGGGACCGTCCCCGGTGAATCCGGGGCGGGAGGCGAGCCCGGCGCAGAAGGCCAGGTATCGGGCGAACCGCGCCCGGCGGCGGGTCATCCGGGAGGCGCGGAGCTTCTCGGGCGCCAGCAGCGCCGCGGCCAGCCTCGACGTGCAGGGCAGCAGCGCGACGCCGCCTAGCCTGCCGCCGGGCACCCTCGATCTCGGCAACGGGATCAGCATGATCCTGAACTATACGGGCGAGTTCGCCGCCAACCCGTCCGGCGGCATCCGGCAGGGATCGGCCTATGCGGGCCAGATCGCGTTCGGCCTCGACGCCGATCTCGCCCGCCTCGCCGGCATCGACGGCGGCTCGGTCCACACGCTCGTCACCCAGCGCCACGGCCGGAGCCTGGCGCAGGATGACATCGGCTTCAACGGCAGCGTGCAGGAGATCTACGGCGGCGGCCAGACCGCCCACCTGACGCTGCTGTCCTACGAGCAGAAGCTGCTCGACAACCGCCTCGACATCGAGGTCGGCCGCCTGCTCGCCAACCCCAACTTCCTGGCCTCGCCGCTCTACTGCAACTTCCAGAACAACGCGACCTGCGGCGCGCCCAAGTCCATCTTCAAGCTGACGAACTTCACCTACTGGCCGATCGCGACCTGGGGCGGCCACGCCAAGGCCTGGGTCAACGACACGGTGTTCCTGCACGCCGGCATCTACGAGGTGAACCCGCGCGACCAGCTGCCGACCCAGAACGGCATCGACTGGTCGACCCGCGGCGCCACCGGAGTCCTCGTCCCGGTAGAGGTCGGCTACTCGACCAATTTCGGCAACGACCCGCTGCCGCGCAACTACAGCATCGGCGCCGTGTTCGACCGGTCGGACTACAAGGATCCCGTGCTCGACCGGCGGGGCGGCGCGCAGGTCTTCAGCGGCCTCGATCCGCTGACCCGGTTCGGGCGGTCGGCGATCTACGCCCGCTTCGACCAGATGGTCTGGCGGCCGGATCCGAACGGCGTCCAGGGCCTGTCGGTGTTCGGCGTCGTCATCGGCGGCACCGGCGGCCGGCAGACCCAGGACTACTTCCTGGAGGGCGGCGCCGTCCTGACCGGCACCTTCCCGGGCCGGCCCTACGACACCCTCGGCCTCGTCGTCGCCATGGAGAAGCTCTCGCCGCTGGGCACGGCCAATATCCGGGCGGCGCGCGCGTCGCTGGGGCTCGGCACCCGGAACGTCGAGTCCCTGCAGACCATCCTGGAGCTGAGCTACGGCATCCAGCTCACCCCGGCGGTGCGGCTGATGCCGAACCTGCAATACGTGATCGACCCGGACCAGACCCGCTTCCCGTTCCGCCCGAAGCCGATCCCGGACGCCTTCGTGATCGGCGCGAAGCTGTCGGTGGACCTGTTCACCCTGGCGGGCCTCGCGAAGGGCCCGGGCAGCCAGTAG
- the ssuC gene encoding aliphatic sulfonate ABC transporter permease SsuC — translation MRPSKLDRLRDSAVPWLLPAAILLGWQAAVSAGLVSNRFMPAPLDVVRAGWEAGRTGELWTNLGVSTLRALAGFVIGGGIGFGLGLANGLSRLSERLTDTSVQMVRNVPHLSLIPLVILWFGIGEEAKLFLVALGVFFPIYANTLHGIRSVDPGLVEMGRVYGMSRTELFTRVVLPGALPSIFVGLRYALGIMWLTLIVAETISASSGLGYMAMQAREFMLVDVVVLAILIYAALGKLADALTRQLERACLAWNPAYRSA, via the coding sequence ATGCGCCCCTCCAAGCTCGATCGCCTGCGCGACTCCGCGGTGCCCTGGCTGCTGCCGGCCGCCATCCTGCTCGGCTGGCAGGCCGCGGTCTCGGCCGGCCTCGTCTCCAACCGCTTCATGCCGGCGCCCCTCGACGTGGTCCGGGCCGGCTGGGAGGCCGGGCGGACCGGGGAACTCTGGACCAATCTCGGCGTCAGCACCCTGCGGGCGCTGGCAGGCTTCGTGATCGGCGGCGGCATCGGCTTCGGGCTCGGCCTCGCCAACGGCCTGTCCCGCCTGTCCGAGCGGCTGACCGACACCTCGGTGCAGATGGTGCGCAACGTGCCACACCTGTCGCTGATCCCGCTGGTGATCCTGTGGTTCGGCATCGGCGAGGAGGCCAAGCTGTTCCTCGTGGCGCTCGGCGTGTTCTTCCCGATCTACGCCAACACCCTGCACGGCATCCGCTCGGTGGATCCGGGCCTCGTGGAGATGGGCCGGGTCTACGGCATGTCCCGCACCGAGCTGTTCACCCGCGTGGTGCTGCCCGGCGCCCTGCCGTCGATCTTCGTGGGCCTGCGCTACGCGCTGGGCATCATGTGGCTGACGCTGATCGTCGCCGAGACGATCTCGGCCTCGTCGGGGCTCGGCTACATGGCCATGCAGGCCCGCGAGTTCATGCTGGTCGACGTCGTCGTGCTGGCGATCCTGATCTACGCCGCCCTCGGCAAACTCGCCGACGCCCTGACCCGCCAGCTCGAGCGCGCCTGCCTCGCCTGGAACCCCGCCTACAGGAGCGCCTGA
- a CDS encoding sulfonate ABC transporter substrate-binding protein produces MTDRSHRALSLSPASGPAPNRRLLLSAGLGLAAAALLRPARAAGSIRIGYQKYGSLVLLKGRGTLEKALQPLGTAVAWSEFPSGPPLLEALNAGAIDFGSAGEAPPIFAQAASPELRYVATEPPAPRGEAILVPKDSPIRSVAELRGKTIALNKGSNVHYLLVRALEQAGVPYDAVKLAFLAPADANAAFVRGSVDAWVIWDPFQAAAERATGARVLVDGRGVDGHALAPNRQFYLSRRGFTDTSPAIVSAVLKAIGEIDAWAEGHADAVAAELAPSVGIPAPVLAVALGRLSYGVAPLDAAAIADQQKVADAFHGLGLLPKPIRVADAVWTPPGPADAVKSEKRTENR; encoded by the coding sequence ATGACCGACCGATCGCACCGCGCGCTGTCCCTGTCGCCCGCCAGCGGCCCCGCCCCGAACCGTCGCCTCCTCCTGTCCGCCGGGCTCGGCCTCGCGGCGGCCGCGCTGCTGCGGCCGGCCCGCGCGGCCGGCAGCATCCGGATCGGCTACCAGAAATACGGGTCGCTCGTGCTGCTGAAGGGTCGCGGCACCCTGGAGAAGGCCCTCCAGCCCCTCGGCACCGCGGTGGCGTGGTCCGAATTCCCGTCCGGGCCGCCGCTGCTGGAGGCGCTGAACGCCGGGGCGATCGATTTCGGCTCGGCCGGCGAGGCGCCCCCGATCTTCGCCCAGGCCGCGAGCCCGGAGCTGCGCTACGTCGCCACCGAGCCGCCGGCGCCGCGGGGCGAGGCGATCCTCGTGCCCAAGGACAGCCCGATCCGCAGCGTCGCCGAACTGCGCGGCAAGACCATCGCGCTCAACAAGGGCTCGAACGTCCATTACCTGCTGGTGCGCGCCCTGGAGCAGGCCGGCGTCCCCTACGACGCGGTGAAGCTCGCCTTCCTGGCACCGGCCGACGCCAACGCCGCCTTCGTGCGCGGATCGGTCGATGCCTGGGTGATCTGGGACCCGTTCCAGGCCGCCGCCGAGCGCGCCACGGGCGCCCGGGTCCTGGTCGACGGGCGCGGGGTCGACGGGCACGCCCTCGCCCCGAACCGCCAGTTCTACCTGTCCCGGCGCGGCTTCACCGACACCAGCCCCGCGATCGTCTCGGCCGTGCTGAAGGCGATCGGGGAGATCGACGCCTGGGCCGAGGGCCATGCCGACGCCGTGGCGGCGGAACTGGCGCCCTCGGTGGGCATCCCCGCACCGGTCCTCGCCGTGGCGCTCGGCCGCCTGTCCTACGGCGTCGCGCCCCTGGATGCGGCCGCGATCGCCGACCAGCAGAAGGTCGCCGACGCCTTCCACGGCCTCGGGCTCCTGCCGAAGCCCATCCGGGTCGCCGACGCGGTCTGGACGCCGCCCGGGCCCGCGGACGCCGTCAAGTCCGAGAAGCGGACGGAGAACCGCTGA
- a CDS encoding ATP-binding cassette domain-containing protein has translation MLLDAVRREALPFPGTDPRPAPGAAPGRRPSDSPADLPADSPAEPPARGIAVTVRDLHKSFDGNAVIEGLNLFLPAGGFTAVVGRSGCGKSTLLRLILGLDTPTGGRIDLEGPASSPRRSEPPKRIMFQEPRLLPWARVVDNVAVGLSGHGSRAERRERALAALAEVGLADKAGQWPATLSGGQRQRVALARALVSRPGLLALDEPLGALDALTRIGMQDLIERIWRAQGFTALLVTHDVTEAVALADRILVVDEGRIALDLRVDVPRPRRRGDPDLARLEGRILDHLLGSQPNA, from the coding sequence ATGCTGCTCGACGCCGTCCGCCGCGAGGCGCTTCCCTTCCCGGGCACGGATCCGCGGCCGGCACCCGGCGCCGCGCCGGGGCGCAGGCCTTCGGATTCACCCGCGGATCTACCCGCGGACTCGCCCGCCGAGCCGCCGGCCCGCGGGATCGCCGTCACCGTCCGCGACCTGCACAAGAGCTTCGACGGCAACGCCGTCATCGAGGGCCTGAACCTGTTCCTGCCGGCCGGCGGGTTCACCGCGGTGGTCGGCCGCTCCGGCTGCGGCAAGAGCACCCTGCTGCGCCTCATCCTCGGGCTCGACACGCCCACCGGCGGCCGGATCGACCTGGAGGGGCCGGCGAGTTCCCCGCGCCGGTCGGAGCCGCCGAAGCGGATCATGTTCCAGGAGCCGCGGCTGCTGCCCTGGGCGCGGGTCGTCGACAACGTCGCGGTCGGCCTGTCGGGGCACGGCTCCCGGGCCGAGCGCCGGGAGCGGGCGCTCGCGGCGCTCGCCGAGGTCGGCCTCGCCGACAAGGCCGGGCAGTGGCCCGCCACCCTGTCGGGCGGCCAGCGCCAGCGCGTGGCCCTGGCCCGGGCGCTGGTGAGCCGGCCGGGCCTGCTCGCCCTCGACGAGCCGCTGGGCGCCCTCGACGCCCTGACCCGGATCGGCATGCAGGACCTGATCGAGCGGATCTGGCGGGCGCAGGGGTTCACCGCGCTCCTCGTCACGCACGACGTCACCGAGGCGGTGGCGCTGGCCGACCGCATCCTCGTGGTCGACGAAGGGCGGATCGCCCTCGATCTGCGGGTCGACGTGCCGCGCCCGCGCCGGCGCGGGGACCCGGACCTCGCCCGCCTCGAAGGCCGCATCCTCGATCACCTGCTCGGATCGCAGCCGAACGCCTGA
- the araD1 gene encoding AraD1 family protein → MGRSLLQFRAADGQRGVALLADGRAGRVPGVDSVLALAQEALAAGDGLAATAERAGLGAPVDLDAVRLLPPVDHADPAHLLLSGTGLTHLGSAKGRDAMHRPAAADPAPTDSMRMFRMGVEGGKPAPGEAGVQPEWFYKGDGSCLVAPGEPLVSPAFARDGGEEPEIAGIYLIDADGTPVRLGFALANEFSDHVTERGNYLWLAHSKLRPAALGPELWLGALPPDVRGTSRILRDGAVLWEKPFLSGEANMSHSIANLERHHFKYAPFRRPGDVHVHFFGTATLSFSDGVATRPGDVFEIAAAPFTRPLRNPLAAAPAVDTAVRVL, encoded by the coding sequence ATGGGACGATCACTCCTACAATTCCGCGCCGCCGACGGGCAGCGGGGCGTCGCGCTGCTCGCCGACGGCCGGGCGGGGCGGGTGCCCGGCGTCGACAGCGTGCTGGCCCTGGCGCAAGAGGCCCTCGCGGCGGGGGACGGTCTGGCCGCGACGGCGGAGCGGGCGGGGCTCGGCGCGCCCGTCGATCTCGACGCGGTCCGGCTCCTGCCGCCCGTCGACCACGCCGATCCCGCCCACCTGCTGCTGAGCGGCACAGGCCTGACGCATCTCGGCTCCGCGAAGGGCCGCGACGCGATGCACCGCCCGGCCGCGGCCGACCCGGCGCCGACCGATTCGATGCGCATGTTCCGGATGGGCGTCGAGGGCGGCAAGCCGGCGCCGGGCGAGGCCGGCGTGCAGCCCGAGTGGTTCTACAAGGGCGACGGGTCCTGCCTGGTCGCCCCCGGCGAGCCGCTGGTCTCGCCCGCCTTCGCCCGCGACGGCGGCGAGGAGCCGGAGATCGCCGGGATCTACCTGATCGACGCCGACGGAACGCCGGTGCGCCTCGGCTTCGCCCTGGCGAACGAGTTCTCCGACCACGTGACCGAGCGCGGCAATTACCTGTGGCTCGCGCATTCCAAGCTCCGCCCGGCCGCCCTCGGCCCGGAGCTGTGGCTCGGGGCCCTGCCGCCGGACGTGCGCGGGACCAGCCGCATCCTGCGCGACGGCGCCGTGCTCTGGGAGAAGCCGTTCCTGTCGGGGGAGGCCAACATGTCCCACAGCATCGCCAACCTGGAGCGGCACCACTTCAAATACGCGCCGTTCCGGCGCCCCGGCGACGTGCACGTCCACTTCTTCGGGACCGCGACCCTGTCGTTCAGCGACGGCGTCGCGACCCGGCCGGGCGACGTGTTCGAGATCGCGGCCGCGCCGTTCACGCGGCCCCTGCGCAACCCGCTGGCGGCGGCTCCGGCCGTCGACACGGCCGTGCGGGTGCTCTGA